In Pseudorca crassidens isolate mPseCra1 chromosome 13, mPseCra1.hap1, whole genome shotgun sequence, the following proteins share a genomic window:
- the TRMT11 gene encoding tRNA (guanine(10)-N2)-methyltransferase homolog isoform X1 — MALPGPVNRYLLLMAQEHLEFRLPEIKSLLSLFGGQFTNSQETYGKSPFWILSIPSEDIARNLMKRTVCAKSIFELWGHGKSPEELYSSLRNYPVEKMVPFLHSDSTYKIKIHTFNKTLTQEEKIKRIDALEFLPFEGKVNLKKPQHIFSILEDYGLDPNCIPENPHNIYFGRWIADGQRELIESYSVKKRHFIGNTSMDAGLSFIMANHGKVKENDIVFDPFVGTGGLLIASAHFGAYVYGTDIDYNTVHGLGKASRKNQKWRGPDENIRANLRQYGLEKYYLDVLVSDASTPSWRKGTYFDAIITDPPYGIRESTRRTGSQKEIPKGIEKCPESHVPVSLSYHLSDMFFDLLNFAAETLVLGGRLVYWLPVYTPEYTEEMVPWHPCLKLISNCEQKLSGRTSRRLITMEKVKGFENRDQYSHLLSDHFLPYQGHNSFREKYFSGVTKRIAKEEEFSQE; from the exons ATGGCGTTGCCGGGACCCGTGAACAGGTATCTTCTGCTCATGGCACAGGAACACCTGGAGTTCCGCCTGCCG GAAATAAAGTCTCTGCTTTCACTTTTTGGAGGTCAGTTCACCAATAGTCAGGAAACTTATGGAAAG TCTCCTTTTTGGATTCTTAGCATTCCCTCAGAAGATATTGCCAGAAACTTAATGAAACGGACAGTGTGTGCCAA GTCTATATTTGAACTGTGGGGTCATGGAAAGTCTCCAGAGGAGCTATATAGTTCTTTGAGAAACTACCCTGTGGAGAAGATG GTTCCATTTCTGcattcagattctacatataaaataaagattcacACATTTAATAAAACGttgacacaagaagaaaaaatcaaaCGGATAGAT gccCTTGAATTTCTGCCATTTGAAGGAAAAGTGAATTTAAAGAAGCCACAACATATATTCTCTATTTTGGAGGATTATGGTTTGGACCCAAACTGCATCCCTGAGAATCCACATAATATCTATTTTGGTAGATGG ATTGCAGATGGGCAGAGAGAGCTTATTGAGTCATACAGTGTCAAAAAGAGACACTTTATTGGAAATACAAGCATGGATGCTGGTTTATCATTCATCATGGCCAACCAtggaaaagtgaaagaaaatgatattGTATTTGATCCATTTGTTGGAACag gtGGCCTTCTGATAGCATCTGCTCATTTTGGTGCATATGTATATGGAACAGACATAGACTACAACACCGTTCATGGCTTGG gAAAGGCTAGTAGGAAAAACCAGAAATGGAGAGGACCAGATGAAAACATTAGGGCAAATCTTCGTCAATATGGTTTAGAGAAGTATTACCTTGATGTCCTGGTTTCAGATGCATCTACACCTTCTTGGAGGAAGGGCACATACTTTGATGCAATCATCACTGATc CTCCATATGGTATTAGAGAGTCTACAAGAAGAACAGGTTCACAAAAGGAAATACCAAAGGGGATAGAAAAATG tCCAGAAAGCCACGTTCCTGTTTCCTTGAGTTATCATCTGAGTGATATGTTTTTTGACCTGTTAAACTTTGCAGCTGAGACCCTCGTATTAGGTGGAAGACTAGTCTATTGGTTACCAGTGTACACACCAGA ATACACTGAAGAGATGGTACCCTGGCACCCTTGCTTGAAACTCATCAGCAACTGTGAGCAGAAGCTTTCCGGTCGCACATCAAGGCGCTTGATAACGATGGAAAAGGTGAAGGGATTTGAG
- the TRMT11 gene encoding tRNA (guanine(10)-N2)-methyltransferase homolog isoform X3, with amino-acid sequence MALPGPVNRYLLLMAQEHLEFRLPEIKSLLSLFGGQFTNSQETYGKSPFWILSIPSEDIARNLMKRTVCAKSIFELWGHGKSPEELYSSLRNYPVEKMVPFLHSDSTYKIKIHTFNKTLTQEEKIKRIDALEFLPFEGKVNLKKPQHIFSILEDYGLDPNCIPENPHNIYFGRWIADGQRELIESYSVKKRHFIGNTSMDAGLSFIMANHGKVKENDIVFDPFVGTGGLLIASAHFGAYVYGTDIDYNTVHGLGKASRKNQKWRGPDENIRANLRQYGLEKYYLDVLVSDASTPSWRKGTYFDAIITDPPYGIRESTRRTGSQKEIPKGIEKCPESHVPVSLSYHLSDMFFDLLNFAAETLVLGGRLVYWLPVYTPEYTEEMVPWHPCLKLISNCEQKLSGRTSRRLITMEKVKGFEKSPRR; translated from the exons ATGGCGTTGCCGGGACCCGTGAACAGGTATCTTCTGCTCATGGCACAGGAACACCTGGAGTTCCGCCTGCCG GAAATAAAGTCTCTGCTTTCACTTTTTGGAGGTCAGTTCACCAATAGTCAGGAAACTTATGGAAAG TCTCCTTTTTGGATTCTTAGCATTCCCTCAGAAGATATTGCCAGAAACTTAATGAAACGGACAGTGTGTGCCAA GTCTATATTTGAACTGTGGGGTCATGGAAAGTCTCCAGAGGAGCTATATAGTTCTTTGAGAAACTACCCTGTGGAGAAGATG GTTCCATTTCTGcattcagattctacatataaaataaagattcacACATTTAATAAAACGttgacacaagaagaaaaaatcaaaCGGATAGAT gccCTTGAATTTCTGCCATTTGAAGGAAAAGTGAATTTAAAGAAGCCACAACATATATTCTCTATTTTGGAGGATTATGGTTTGGACCCAAACTGCATCCCTGAGAATCCACATAATATCTATTTTGGTAGATGG ATTGCAGATGGGCAGAGAGAGCTTATTGAGTCATACAGTGTCAAAAAGAGACACTTTATTGGAAATACAAGCATGGATGCTGGTTTATCATTCATCATGGCCAACCAtggaaaagtgaaagaaaatgatattGTATTTGATCCATTTGTTGGAACag gtGGCCTTCTGATAGCATCTGCTCATTTTGGTGCATATGTATATGGAACAGACATAGACTACAACACCGTTCATGGCTTGG gAAAGGCTAGTAGGAAAAACCAGAAATGGAGAGGACCAGATGAAAACATTAGGGCAAATCTTCGTCAATATGGTTTAGAGAAGTATTACCTTGATGTCCTGGTTTCAGATGCATCTACACCTTCTTGGAGGAAGGGCACATACTTTGATGCAATCATCACTGATc CTCCATATGGTATTAGAGAGTCTACAAGAAGAACAGGTTCACAAAAGGAAATACCAAAGGGGATAGAAAAATG tCCAGAAAGCCACGTTCCTGTTTCCTTGAGTTATCATCTGAGTGATATGTTTTTTGACCTGTTAAACTTTGCAGCTGAGACCCTCGTATTAGGTGGAAGACTAGTCTATTGGTTACCAGTGTACACACCAGA ATACACTGAAGAGATGGTACCCTGGCACCCTTGCTTGAAACTCATCAGCAACTGTGAGCAGAAGCTTTCCGGTCGCACATCAAGGCGCTTGATAACGATGGAAAAGGTGAAGGGATTTGAG